A region of Microbacterium suwonense DNA encodes the following proteins:
- a CDS encoding NRDE family protein, producing MCTVVIDVECDRARLLAVRDEDPQREWDDLGPWWPADHPGVIGIRDRRAGGAWLAYDPQARRLAVLLNRADVLDLPESAVRSRGSLALDSVAGRTPTSGPLPMHGFNLLEVTPAASRVLSWDGRDLRETRVTEGVHMIAHDDLDDPDTARIRRWLPEFASSRPADAGWAARWIDLLAESATLPPEDDRAIIRDNNTHGYPTMSLLFCTAEVSSEHAEVVSHVLADPGQWG from the coding sequence ATGTGCACGGTGGTGATCGATGTCGAGTGCGACAGGGCACGGCTGCTGGCCGTGCGCGACGAGGATCCGCAGCGGGAGTGGGACGACCTGGGCCCGTGGTGGCCGGCCGACCACCCGGGCGTGATCGGCATCCGCGACCGGCGTGCCGGCGGCGCCTGGCTCGCGTACGACCCGCAGGCCCGGCGACTCGCCGTGCTGCTGAACCGTGCCGATGTGCTGGATCTTCCCGAGAGCGCCGTGCGCTCGCGTGGGTCGCTGGCACTGGATTCGGTGGCCGGGCGCACTCCGACCAGCGGGCCGCTGCCCATGCACGGCTTCAACCTGCTCGAGGTCACCCCGGCCGCATCGCGCGTGCTGTCGTGGGACGGCCGCGATCTGCGCGAGACCCGGGTGACCGAGGGCGTGCACATGATCGCGCACGATGATCTCGACGATCCCGACACGGCGAGGATTCGACGCTGGCTTCCGGAATTCGCTTCGTCTCGCCCTGCGGATGCCGGATGGGCGGCGCGCTGGATCGACCTGCTCGCGGAGAGCGCGACCCTCCCGCCCGAGGATGACCGTGCGATCATCCGCGACAACAACACCCACGGCTATCCCACGATGTCGCTGCTGTTCTGCACGGCCGAGGTGTCGTCGGAGCATGCCGAGGTCGTCTCCCACGTGCTCGCCGATCCGGGGCAGTGGGGATGA
- a CDS encoding TetR/AcrR family transcriptional regulator: protein MSRESMLDHVVDVISADGMAGLSIRAVAARAGVAIGTVQHWFPTKQAMLLAAMDRVAQIAEQASDARLSQADPDDRVRAVAQLLVPADPASPVSRVWVAFAAYAVADAEVRARYEQLWARTHAGVVGLLAAAAPRAAASALDDAASELLALADGLTIAVLDEPSRMPPARAAAIIRRRVDALLAELGG from the coding sequence ATGTCCCGCGAGAGCATGCTCGATCACGTCGTCGACGTGATCTCCGCCGACGGGATGGCGGGCCTCAGCATCCGCGCCGTCGCCGCCCGCGCCGGGGTCGCGATCGGCACCGTCCAGCACTGGTTCCCCACCAAGCAGGCCATGCTGCTGGCGGCGATGGACCGCGTCGCGCAGATCGCAGAGCAGGCGTCGGACGCGCGGCTCTCGCAGGCCGACCCCGACGACCGGGTGCGGGCCGTAGCCCAGTTGCTGGTGCCCGCCGATCCCGCGAGTCCCGTCTCGCGCGTCTGGGTCGCGTTCGCCGCGTACGCCGTGGCGGATGCCGAAGTGCGCGCCCGCTACGAGCAGCTCTGGGCCCGCACGCACGCGGGCGTCGTCGGGCTGCTGGCCGCCGCTGCTCCGCGGGCGGCAGCATCCGCTCTGGACGATGCGGCCAGCGAGCTGCTGGCTCTCGCCGACGGCCTGACGATCGCCGTGCTCGACGAGCCCAGCAGGATGCCGCCGGCACGCGCCGCCGCGATCATCCGACGCCGGGTCGACGCGCTCCTCGCCGAGCTCGGCGGCTGA
- a CDS encoding glycoside hydrolase family 15 protein has translation MAMRIEDYALLSNCRTAALVSREGSIDWLCLPRLDSPSTFGGLLGDDSHGRWALRPADPDATVTRRYDRDTFVLITRWRTADAVAEVHDFMPIDPDPAVDVRRTDLIRRVVGIEGVMRFEQQLSIRFDYARAMPWVRQTGTDEHPQLVAMAGPDAVILRGAALKAADHQHSGEVTVAAGETRDLQLTWFPSHRTAPDPLDVDDVLARTKHWWQSWADRVEHSGPHHEQVVRSLLILRALTNHETGGIAAAATMALPEEIGGERNWDYRYVWLRDAALTLEALLDHGFLALAERWREWLLRAVAGDPADLQIMYGLAGERDLTERTLSSLPGFEASAPVRVGNGAAAQYQADVVGEVLVTLSAARSAGLKESKFSWPLERQLLRFAAEQIDRPDNGLWEIRGDTHMFTHSRAMMWAAFDRGVRAVEEFGLDGPVDTWRELRARMREEIDREGVRNGHFTQYYGTDEVDASLLLLGEVGYCRPDDPRMLATVERIEQTLMRDGLLHRYRTDTGVDGLAGSESPFLACSFWLVEQYAATGRLDDANELMDRLCSLTNDVGMLSEEYDPRENRQVGNTPQAFSHLALVRAADALTRTELRPR, from the coding sequence ATGGCCATGCGGATCGAGGACTACGCACTTCTGAGCAATTGCCGCACCGCGGCGCTCGTGTCCCGCGAGGGGAGCATCGACTGGCTGTGCCTGCCGAGACTGGATTCGCCCAGCACGTTCGGCGGGCTTCTCGGCGATGACTCACACGGCCGATGGGCCCTGCGGCCGGCCGACCCCGACGCCACCGTCACCCGCCGCTACGACCGCGATACCTTCGTGCTCATCACCAGGTGGCGGACCGCGGATGCCGTGGCCGAGGTGCACGACTTCATGCCCATCGACCCCGACCCCGCCGTCGACGTCCGCCGCACCGACCTCATCCGGCGGGTCGTCGGCATCGAGGGGGTGATGCGGTTCGAGCAGCAGCTCAGCATCCGCTTCGACTATGCCCGGGCGATGCCGTGGGTGCGGCAGACCGGAACCGACGAGCATCCGCAGCTGGTCGCGATGGCCGGACCGGATGCTGTGATCCTGCGCGGCGCCGCACTGAAGGCTGCCGACCACCAGCACAGCGGCGAGGTCACCGTCGCGGCCGGTGAGACACGTGATCTGCAGCTGACCTGGTTCCCGTCGCACCGCACCGCACCCGATCCGCTCGACGTCGACGATGTGCTCGCGCGCACCAAGCACTGGTGGCAGAGCTGGGCGGACCGGGTGGAGCACTCCGGGCCCCACCACGAGCAGGTGGTGCGCTCGCTGCTGATCCTGCGGGCGCTGACCAACCATGAGACCGGAGGGATCGCCGCTGCGGCGACCATGGCGCTGCCCGAGGAGATCGGCGGGGAGCGCAACTGGGACTACCGCTACGTGTGGCTGCGTGACGCCGCGCTCACCCTCGAGGCGCTGCTCGACCATGGGTTCCTGGCGCTCGCAGAGCGCTGGCGCGAGTGGCTGCTGCGCGCGGTCGCGGGTGACCCGGCCGACCTGCAGATCATGTACGGGCTGGCCGGTGAGCGCGATCTCACCGAACGGACGCTGTCATCGCTGCCCGGATTCGAGGCATCCGCCCCGGTACGGGTGGGCAATGGCGCCGCAGCGCAGTATCAGGCCGATGTGGTGGGGGAGGTGCTCGTCACGCTCTCGGCAGCGCGCTCGGCTGGCCTGAAGGAGTCGAAGTTCTCCTGGCCCCTGGAACGGCAGCTGCTGCGGTTCGCGGCGGAGCAGATCGACCGGCCGGACAACGGCCTGTGGGAGATCCGCGGCGACACCCACATGTTCACGCATTCCCGGGCGATGATGTGGGCGGCCTTCGACCGCGGAGTGCGCGCCGTCGAGGAGTTCGGGCTGGACGGTCCCGTCGACACCTGGCGTGAGCTGCGGGCACGGATGCGGGAGGAGATCGACCGCGAGGGCGTGCGCAACGGCCACTTCACCCAGTACTACGGCACCGACGAGGTCGACGCCTCGCTGCTGCTGCTCGGCGAGGTCGGCTACTGCCGGCCCGACGACCCGCGGATGCTGGCGACCGTCGAGCGCATCGAGCAGACGCTCATGCGCGACGGCCTGCTGCACCGCTACCGCACCGACACCGGGGTCGACGGTCTGGCCGGGAGTGAGAGTCCGTTCCTGGCGTGCTCATTTTGGCTGGTCGAGCAGTACGCGGCGACGGGGCGGCTCGACGATGCGAATGAACTGATGGATCGCCTGTGCTCCCTGACCAACGACGTCGGGATGCTGTCTGAGGAGTATGACCCGCGCGAGAACCGCCAGGTGGGCAATACGCCGCAGGCATTCTCGCATCTCGCCCTCGTGAGGGCAGCGGACGCTCTGACTCGCACGGAGCTGCGGCCGCGCTGA
- a CDS encoding sensor histidine kinase, which produces MNPPTRVTMITSIGMLSAVLFASAVLLSAASVLLVHLGRVVASDILTVLAASAAVLGVLRLLIARRRDLEDNARLRALAARRADQVSLLSHEIRTPLAIIQGSAELLAEQAPGPLLPRQEQFVGRIVDNAGRMSALAEQLLMQARLDSDAFQMHPERVDLRALTRSVVLELQPITEVPIVLNAPGAPVRADVDPQLIRQVLNNLIANAARSDPGTAAIEVRLTAGEDDVIVAVSDGGSGMTEKQRDHLFRRFVSGRPLGNGTGIGLFISQQLIELHGGRIFVDTITGKGTTMLFTIPRRHRHG; this is translated from the coding sequence ATGAACCCACCGACCCGCGTGACGATGATCACGTCGATCGGCATGCTCTCCGCCGTGCTGTTCGCCTCGGCAGTGCTGCTGTCGGCAGCGTCTGTGCTGCTTGTGCATCTGGGCCGTGTGGTCGCCTCCGATATCCTCACCGTGCTGGCGGCGTCCGCCGCGGTGCTCGGCGTGCTGCGTCTGCTGATCGCCCGTCGTCGCGACCTCGAGGACAACGCCCGGCTGCGGGCGCTGGCGGCCCGACGTGCGGATCAGGTGTCGCTGCTCAGCCATGAGATCCGCACCCCGCTAGCGATCATCCAGGGCTCAGCGGAGTTGCTGGCCGAGCAAGCCCCGGGGCCGCTGCTGCCGCGTCAGGAGCAGTTCGTCGGGCGCATCGTCGACAACGCCGGCCGGATGTCGGCTCTCGCCGAGCAGTTGCTGATGCAGGCTCGGCTCGATTCCGATGCGTTTCAGATGCACCCGGAGCGCGTCGATCTGCGCGCCCTGACTCGCAGCGTCGTGCTGGAGCTGCAGCCCATCACCGAAGTGCCGATCGTGCTCAACGCGCCCGGCGCTCCTGTGCGAGCCGACGTCGACCCTCAGCTGATCCGACAGGTGCTGAACAACCTGATCGCCAACGCCGCGCGCTCCGACCCCGGCACAGCGGCGATCGAGGTACGGCTCACAGCAGGCGAGGACGATGTGATCGTCGCGGTCAGCGACGGAGGATCGGGGATGACTGAGAAGCAGCGTGATCACCTGTTCCGTCGCTTCGTCAGCGGCCGACCACTGGGCAACGGCACCGGCATCGGACTCTTCATCTCGCAGCAGCTCATCGAGCTGCACGGCGGCCGCATCTTCGTCGATACGATCACCGGGAAGGGCACCACCATGCTGTTCACGATCCCCAGGAGGCACCGTCATGGATGA
- a CDS encoding response regulator transcription factor: MDEPLVFVVDDEPAMLDVMTFALETQGFRCEAFRSAEAAWTALSTQRPDLVVLDVMLPGMSGLTLCTRIRATTDVPVMLVTAKGEPAERIAGFEADAEDYVVKPFHPRELALRAQRLVRRRETTGQALTEFGTLRVETGTDAVLGTARMTLTGNEYKVLAALLAEPNETIGFRELLIAGWGEADRLGGREMIKTAVYRLRHKLDSAVPSGGRVIESVRGIGYLLRSVEA; the protein is encoded by the coding sequence ATGGATGAGCCGCTCGTCTTCGTGGTCGATGATGAGCCTGCCATGCTCGACGTGATGACGTTCGCGCTGGAGACGCAGGGTTTCCGCTGTGAGGCCTTCCGCAGTGCCGAGGCCGCGTGGACCGCGCTGAGCACGCAGCGCCCCGACCTGGTGGTGCTCGATGTGATGCTGCCCGGAATGAGCGGGCTGACCCTGTGCACCCGCATTCGCGCGACCACCGACGTGCCGGTGATGCTCGTCACTGCCAAAGGCGAACCGGCCGAGCGCATCGCCGGTTTCGAAGCGGATGCCGAGGACTACGTCGTCAAGCCCTTTCACCCTCGTGAACTGGCGCTGCGAGCCCAGCGCTTGGTGCGTCGGCGTGAGACGACCGGTCAGGCGCTCACGGAGTTCGGCACGCTGCGGGTCGAGACCGGGACCGATGCCGTGCTCGGCACCGCCCGGATGACGCTCACCGGCAACGAGTACAAGGTTCTCGCTGCGCTGCTGGCCGAGCCGAATGAGACCATCGGCTTCCGCGAGCTGCTCATTGCCGGATGGGGCGAGGCCGACCGCCTGGGCGGCCGCGAGATGATCAAGACCGCCGTGTACCGGCTGCGGCACAAGCTGGATTCAGCGGTGCCGAGCGGTGGGCGCGTCATCGAGAGCGTGCGCGGCATCGGCTACCTGTTGCGCTCCGTCGAAGCCTGA
- a CDS encoding ABC transporter substrate-binding protein, with translation MKRPVLTVATALGVSAALLTGCTPAPSDGAGDDAGAEKELTFICSPQEDWCQALSAAFTAETGIAANYVRLSGGEAVARLAAAGDTPEFDAWFGGGADGHIAADEQGFLDKYVSENASQIPGEYKEADGTWTGIYVGALSFCSNTDVLDRIGIAAPESWSDLLDPKFKKNLAMAHPGTSGTAYQALWTQVELNDGSEDKALDYFGRLHSNVLQYSKSGSAPGQMAGRGEIATGIIFAQDCQKFINEGFTNLKTTFPAEGMTYEVGAVSLIKNAKHPNAAKRFIDWALTAQAQDIAPTVGTYSVPTNPDATITDDMIDLSKLNLIHADIKEQGDARVEFTSRFDTEVAPAPKE, from the coding sequence ATGAAGCGTCCTGTCCTCACCGTCGCCACCGCACTCGGCGTCTCGGCCGCACTGCTCACCGGCTGCACCCCGGCCCCATCCGACGGAGCCGGTGACGATGCCGGCGCCGAGAAGGAGCTGACGTTCATCTGCAGCCCACAGGAGGACTGGTGCCAGGCACTCTCGGCTGCGTTCACGGCCGAGACCGGCATCGCGGCCAACTACGTCCGCCTCAGCGGCGGAGAGGCCGTCGCCCGTCTTGCTGCGGCCGGCGACACACCCGAGTTCGACGCCTGGTTCGGCGGCGGCGCCGACGGCCACATCGCCGCAGACGAGCAGGGCTTCCTGGACAAGTATGTCTCCGAGAACGCCTCGCAGATCCCCGGGGAGTACAAGGAGGCCGACGGCACCTGGACCGGTATCTATGTCGGTGCGCTGAGCTTCTGCTCCAACACCGATGTGCTCGATCGCATCGGCATTGCCGCTCCGGAGTCATGGAGCGACCTGCTCGACCCGAAGTTCAAGAAGAACCTTGCAATGGCGCACCCGGGCACCTCCGGCACCGCATACCAGGCGCTGTGGACGCAGGTGGAGCTCAACGACGGCTCAGAGGACAAGGCCCTGGACTACTTCGGCAGGCTGCACAGCAACGTCCTGCAGTACTCCAAGAGCGGTTCCGCGCCCGGGCAGATGGCCGGTCGGGGCGAGATCGCCACCGGCATCATCTTCGCCCAGGACTGCCAGAAGTTCATCAATGAGGGGTTCACGAACTTGAAGACCACCTTCCCCGCGGAGGGCATGACCTACGAGGTCGGCGCGGTCTCGCTCATCAAGAACGCGAAGCACCCGAACGCTGCCAAGAGGTTCATCGACTGGGCACTCACCGCTCAGGCGCAGGACATCGCTCCGACGGTCGGCACTTACTCGGTCCCCACCAACCCGGATGCCACGATCACCGACGACATGATCGACCTGTCGAAGCTGAACCTCATCCATGCCGACATCAAGGAGCAGGGTGATGCGCGGGTGGAGTTCACGTCGCGCTTCGACACCGAGGTGGCCCCCGCTCCCAAGGAGTGA
- a CDS encoding ABC transporter permease, translating to MTLTLEQAAAPATRPITVGRRRSDASVVTLVVIVSLVLLMIVGYPLITLLGAAGSDKGLAVLGAVFTNPANQRIVGNTVVLGLCVGVLGTLVGFVFAFAQVRLSFRGKRALNLLAMIPIVAPPFAVATAVITLFGRNGSITNGIFGWQADIYGLPGLVIVLTLSFFPVAYMNIKGMLESLDPSLDEAAAGLGAGKLRVFFTVTLPMIVPGLAGSFLLLFVEGIADLANPLVIGGDFTVLSSRAYLAVTGEYNTAAGAAYSLVILLPAVLVFLVQRYWVSRKSVVSVTGKPTGSSELITSASIRIPILAIVGVISALVLVIYATVLAGGFVKVPGVNNSFTLDHFRFVLAGLGSKAMIDTTMLALIAAPIAGILGMLIAWLVVRKLKRAAGLMDFVGMLGLAVPGTVLGIGYALAYMSPTTLFGFQLLPRSREARPRSPAASQS from the coding sequence ATGACCCTCACGCTCGAGCAGGCCGCAGCGCCTGCAACTCGCCCGATCACCGTGGGCCGCCGCAGAAGCGACGCCAGCGTGGTCACCCTGGTGGTCATCGTCAGCCTCGTGCTGCTGATGATCGTCGGCTACCCCCTCATCACGCTCCTGGGCGCCGCGGGCTCCGACAAGGGGCTCGCGGTGCTGGGCGCCGTGTTCACCAACCCTGCCAACCAGCGGATCGTGGGCAACACGGTCGTCCTTGGCCTGTGCGTCGGTGTGCTGGGGACCCTGGTCGGGTTCGTGTTCGCGTTCGCCCAGGTGCGGCTGAGCTTCCGCGGCAAGCGGGCGCTGAACCTGCTGGCAATGATCCCGATCGTGGCTCCGCCGTTCGCAGTCGCCACCGCGGTGATCACCCTGTTCGGGCGCAACGGCTCCATCACCAACGGGATCTTCGGCTGGCAGGCCGACATCTACGGGCTGCCGGGCCTGGTGATCGTGCTGACGCTGTCGTTCTTCCCGGTCGCGTATATGAACATCAAGGGCATGCTCGAAAGCCTGGACCCGTCGCTGGACGAGGCGGCCGCCGGCCTGGGGGCCGGCAAGCTGCGGGTGTTCTTCACGGTCACGCTGCCGATGATCGTGCCAGGCCTAGCCGGATCATTTCTGCTGCTGTTCGTGGAAGGCATCGCCGACCTCGCCAACCCTCTGGTGATCGGCGGCGACTTCACCGTGCTCTCCAGCCGGGCCTATCTCGCCGTCACCGGTGAGTACAACACCGCCGCCGGCGCCGCGTACTCGTTGGTGATCCTGCTGCCGGCCGTGCTGGTGTTTCTCGTGCAGCGCTACTGGGTCTCTCGCAAGAGCGTGGTGAGCGTCACGGGCAAGCCGACCGGATCGAGTGAGCTGATCACCTCCGCCAGCATCCGCATTCCGATCCTGGCGATCGTGGGGGTGATCTCCGCGCTCGTTCTGGTGATCTATGCGACGGTGCTCGCCGGGGGATTCGTGAAGGTGCCGGGTGTGAACAACTCCTTCACCCTGGATCACTTCCGCTTCGTGCTTGCGGGACTCGGGTCGAAGGCCATGATCGATACCACGATGCTCGCCCTGATCGCGGCGCCCATCGCGGGCATCCTGGGCATGCTCATCGCCTGGCTCGTGGTGCGCAAGCTCAAGCGTGCAGCTGGGCTGATGGACTTCGTCGGGATGCTGGGACTGGCGGTGCCGGGGACTGTGCTGGGTATCGGCTACGCGCTCGCGTACATGAGCCCGACCACGCTGTTCGGGTTCCAACTGCTCCCCCGCTCGCGGGAGGCTCGGCCGCGTTCGCCGGCAGCATCGCAATCGTGA
- a CDS encoding ABC transporter permease subunit yields MVYIARSLPSGQRAGVSALQQVHPAIEEASTSLGAGGAITFTKVTLPLIQSALITGVTFAFARSMTTLSPIIFLTTPGTKIMTSQILAEVDSGRFGNAFAYCTVLIAIVLVVILLINVIIRKVVFRGRTHQR; encoded by the coding sequence ATGGTGTATATCGCCCGTTCGCTCCCATCCGGCCAGCGCGCCGGAGTCTCGGCCCTGCAGCAGGTGCATCCCGCGATCGAGGAGGCCTCCACCTCGCTCGGAGCCGGTGGCGCCATCACGTTCACCAAGGTGACCCTGCCGCTGATCCAGTCGGCCCTGATCACCGGTGTCACCTTCGCGTTCGCGCGGTCGATGACCACTCTGTCTCCGATCATCTTCCTCACGACGCCCGGCACGAAGATCATGACCTCGCAGATCCTGGCCGAGGTCGATTCGGGCCGCTTCGGAAACGCCTTCGCCTACTGCACCGTGCTCATCGCGATCGTGCTGGTCGTGATCCTCCTCATCAACGTCATCATCAGAAAGGTGGTCTTCCGTGGCCGCACTCACCAGCGCTGA
- a CDS encoding ABC transporter ATP-binding protein, with amino-acid sequence MAALTSAENTGTIGLGGLAEFSVDEPTGRITLTGLTKRYGGHVGDVAAVDSIDLEIGAGEFVTLLGPSGCGKTSTLRMIAGFEEPTAGVVQLDDAVMNQMPPNKRPMSMVFQSYALFPHLSVRDNVAYGLKLKHTPAARLTEEVDTVLAIMNLTPYADRAPHQLSGGQQQRVALARALVMRPKVLLFDEPLSNLDAKLRVQMRNEIHRLQRRLGITSIFVTHDQDEAMTLSDRVVVMNRGRIEQIAAPEVVYRRPSSVFVADFIGRANFLDASVVGEPKDGMVRVHALGRRIEVPCHPDVIADSDVLLMVRPESVRLERVDPDDVIDTTSDVRDDHGRVLSVMFHGDTVEYDIETDSGTIVASVSDPTMDGMFAPMDVVRVVVPSDRGWVLPQETAVD; translated from the coding sequence GTGGCCGCACTCACCAGCGCTGAGAACACCGGGACGATCGGCCTCGGCGGGCTCGCCGAGTTCAGCGTCGACGAGCCCACCGGACGCATCACCCTCACCGGGTTGACCAAGAGGTACGGCGGTCATGTCGGCGATGTCGCCGCCGTCGACAGCATCGACCTCGAGATCGGCGCTGGCGAATTCGTCACCCTACTCGGTCCCTCCGGTTGCGGGAAGACCTCCACGCTGCGGATGATCGCCGGCTTCGAGGAGCCCACGGCGGGCGTCGTGCAGCTGGACGACGCCGTGATGAACCAGATGCCGCCGAACAAGCGACCCATGTCGATGGTCTTCCAGTCGTACGCGCTGTTCCCTCACCTGTCTGTGCGCGACAACGTCGCCTATGGACTCAAGCTCAAGCACACACCCGCGGCCCGCCTGACCGAGGAGGTGGACACGGTGCTGGCGATCATGAACCTCACCCCTTATGCCGATCGTGCTCCGCATCAGCTCTCCGGCGGGCAGCAGCAGCGGGTGGCGCTGGCTCGTGCGCTGGTGATGCGGCCGAAGGTGCTGCTGTTCGATGAGCCGCTGTCGAACCTGGATGCGAAGCTGCGCGTGCAGATGCGCAATGAGATCCACCGGTTGCAACGGCGGCTGGGCATCACCAGCATCTTCGTCACGCACGATCAGGACGAGGCGATGACCCTGTCAGACCGCGTGGTGGTGATGAACAGGGGGCGCATCGAGCAGATCGCGGCGCCTGAGGTCGTGTATCGGCGGCCTTCATCGGTGTTCGTCGCCGACTTCATCGGACGGGCGAACTTCCTCGACGCCAGCGTGGTGGGCGAGCCGAAGGACGGGATGGTGCGTGTGCACGCATTGGGTCGCCGGATCGAGGTCCCCTGTCATCCGGATGTGATCGCCGACAGCGACGTGCTGCTGATGGTGCGCCCGGAGTCGGTGCGCCTGGAGCGCGTCGACCCCGATGACGTCATCGACACCACATCGGATGTGCGGGATGATCATGGGCGGGTTCTCAGCGTGATGTTCCACGGCGACACTGTGGAGTACGACATCGAGACCGACTCGGGCACGATCGTCGCATCCGTGTCCGACCCCACGATGGACGGCATGTTCGCGCCGATGGACGTCGTGCGCGTGGTGGTGCCGAGCGACCGTGGCTGGGTGCTGCCGCAGGAGACCGCCGTCGACTGA
- a CDS encoding nitroreductase family protein yields MTIPVLDRAARTEHPVLDVLANRWSPRAFDAKNAIDEAKLASALEAARWSPSAANCQPWRFIVARRGSALHHGIHAALKGFNQAWAGDAAVLIVAIAETASEDGTPITHAAYDLGQAVAHLSVQAHHDGLVVHQMSGFVAEQIRELTGLDERFVPMTVVALGELGDAGTLPEPLQQREVAPRVRRPLNETVLLSA; encoded by the coding sequence ATGACCATCCCCGTCCTCGACCGCGCCGCCCGCACCGAGCATCCCGTCCTCGACGTCCTTGCCAACCGCTGGAGCCCGCGGGCGTTCGACGCGAAGAACGCGATCGACGAAGCCAAGCTCGCCTCGGCGCTCGAGGCCGCACGCTGGTCGCCGAGCGCCGCGAACTGCCAGCCGTGGCGCTTCATCGTCGCCCGCCGCGGCAGCGCCCTGCACCACGGCATCCACGCGGCGCTGAAGGGTTTCAACCAGGCTTGGGCGGGCGATGCCGCCGTGCTGATCGTGGCGATCGCCGAGACGGCTTCCGAAGACGGCACCCCCATCACGCACGCGGCATACGACCTCGGTCAGGCGGTCGCCCACCTGTCGGTACAGGCTCACCACGACGGTCTGGTCGTGCACCAGATGAGCGGATTCGTGGCCGAGCAGATCCGCGAGCTGACCGGCCTCGACGAGCGATTCGTCCCGATGACGGTCGTCGCCCTCGGCGAGCTGGGCGACGCCGGCACACTGCCCGAACCGCTTCAGCAGCGCGAGGTCGCACCGCGTGTGCGCCGGCCGCTGAACGAGACGGTGCTGCTCAGCGCCTGA
- a CDS encoding alpha/beta hydrolase family protein: MRVSAPVRGDDLPVLLFSHGNGWSLDGYAPLTAYWASQGFVVVQPTHLDSRRHGIGLDDDRFGSIWIRRHDDLTQILDQLDSIEAAVPGLAGRIDKNTVVAAGHSWGAQTVQMLLGARTIEADGSLGADYLDERVSAGVLLAATGVGGEQLHPFAQANFPFMSPSFAQLRTPILVVAGDHDQSPLSLRGPDWFTDAFHQSPGATDLLTLFGAEHSLGGIPGYEVAETTDENPERVAVIARLTAAYLRAAATGDSSVWQRARASFAATGTTVGRIDSV, encoded by the coding sequence GTGCGCGTTTCAGCCCCCGTACGGGGAGACGACCTTCCGGTGCTGCTGTTCTCGCATGGCAACGGGTGGTCGCTTGACGGCTATGCCCCACTCACCGCCTATTGGGCTTCGCAGGGATTCGTCGTCGTGCAGCCGACGCATCTGGACTCCCGACGTCACGGCATCGGCCTCGACGATGACCGGTTCGGGTCGATCTGGATCCGCCGCCACGACGACCTCACACAGATCCTCGATCAGCTCGATTCCATCGAGGCCGCCGTTCCCGGGCTGGCCGGCCGGATCGACAAGAATACGGTCGTCGCTGCCGGACATTCGTGGGGAGCTCAGACAGTTCAGATGCTTCTCGGCGCCCGCACGATCGAGGCGGACGGGTCCCTCGGTGCCGACTATCTGGACGAGCGCGTCTCGGCGGGGGTGCTGCTGGCCGCGACCGGTGTCGGCGGGGAGCAGCTGCACCCGTTCGCACAGGCGAACTTCCCGTTCATGAGCCCCTCGTTCGCTCAGCTCCGCACCCCGATCCTGGTCGTCGCGGGGGATCACGACCAGTCGCCGCTGTCCCTTCGCGGCCCTGACTGGTTCACGGATGCATTCCATCAGAGCCCGGGCGCGACGGATCTGCTCACCCTGTTCGGCGCCGAGCACTCTCTCGGAGGCATCCCGGGGTATGAAGTCGCCGAGACCACGGACGAGAACCCGGAACGCGTCGCAGTCATCGCCCGTCTCACTGCCGCTTATCTGCGGGCCGCTGCAACAGGTGATTCTTCAGTCTGGCAGCGGGCGCGCGCCTCCTTCGCCGCGACAGGCACGACCGTGGGACGCATCGACAGCGTGTGA
- a CDS encoding TetR/AcrR family transcriptional regulator, producing MGTLYRHFPTRADLVVAVYRHQVDAAAQAGPALLRESPSPADALHSWVDIFVDFLVTKHGLADALHDDADGFAILHRYFIDRLVPVCADLLQAAAAGRATVTAYAFLRGIGNLCVGGATPDYRPVQLAHALVEGVLLAAAPTRSR from the coding sequence GTGGGAACCCTCTACAGACATTTCCCTACGCGTGCCGACCTCGTCGTCGCGGTATACCGTCACCAAGTCGACGCGGCGGCCCAAGCTGGCCCCGCCCTGTTGCGTGAGAGCCCGAGCCCCGCTGACGCGCTTCACTCCTGGGTGGACATCTTCGTGGACTTCCTCGTGACCAAGCATGGGCTCGCTGACGCCCTGCACGACGACGCGGACGGCTTCGCCATCCTGCATCGATACTTCATCGATCGGCTCGTTCCGGTGTGCGCCGACCTTCTGCAGGCGGCCGCCGCTGGCCGCGCGACGGTGACGGCGTACGCGTTTCTGCGCGGTATCGGCAACCTCTGCGTCGGAGGTGCGACACCCGACTACCGGCCGGTGCAGCTCGCGCACGCCCTCGTCGAAGGAGTGCTCTTGGCGGCTGCACCGACGCGGTCTCGGTAG